In one Lycium barbarum isolate Lr01 chromosome 7, ASM1917538v2, whole genome shotgun sequence genomic region, the following are encoded:
- the LOC132604053 gene encoding serine carboxypeptidase-like 11 isoform X1, translating into MCNFRLTLLFHLLLTLFLHVQSLPPYGSIIEFLPGFNGPLPFYLETGYIGVGKSEEVQLFYYFIKSESDPRKDPLLLWLTGGPGCSSFTGLAYEVGPLAFGQKAYNGSLPILVSSPYSWTKFASVLFLEQPVNTGFSYATTSEVYKCTDLQACDEVYEFLRKWLNINHPEFISNPFYVSGDSYSGITVPVIVQLISDGNEAGKEPLINLKGYSLGNPKTFPEESNYQIPYCHGMGLISDELFESLKETCKGEYRNIDHTNTLCSQNLKIFKKLVSGINDQQILEPFCGTDSEVHKPRQLTAGERRSLEEDLIFLKHDDFICHESRIATRKLSNYWANDLRVQEALHVRKGTIRRPWARCRQSIGGTTYTMTFMNSIPYHVNLSSKGYRSLIYSGDHDMVVPFQSTQAWIKYLNYSIIDDWRPWTIDGQVAGYTRSFSNHMTFATVKGGGHTAPEYKREESFHMFKRWIAQQPL; encoded by the exons ATACATTGGAGTTGGAAAATCCGAGGAAGTGCAACTATTCTATTACTTCATTAAATCAGAATCCGACCCGAGAAAAGATCCGCTCTTGCTATGGCTAACAGGAGGGCCTGGTTGCTCATCCTTTACGGGCTTGGCGTATGAAGTAG GCCCGTTGGCTTTTGGTCAAAAGGCATACAATGGAAGCCTACCGATTCTTGTTTCAAGTCCATATTCATGGACAAAG TTTGCAAGCGTATTGTTCCTGGAACAGCCTGTAAATACTGGGTTCTCATATGCAACAACGTCAGAGGTGTATAAGTGTACTGATCTACAAGCGTGCGACGAGGTCTATGAATTTCTACGGAAG TGGCTCAATATTAATCATCCGGAATTCATTTCGAACCCTTTCTATGTTTCTGGGGATTCATATTCAGGCATTACAGTTCCAGTTATTGTTCAACTAATATCAGATG GAAATGAAGCAGGCAAAGAGCCATTAATCAACCTTAAG GGCTATTCACTTGGAAATCCAAAAACATTTCCTGAAGAAAGCAATTACCAAATTCCTTACTGTCATGGTATGGGGCTAATATCTGATGAACTTTTTGAG TCACTGAAAGAGACTTGCAAAGGCGAATACCGAAACATAGATCATACCAATACACTATGTTCACAAAACTTAAAGATTTTCAAGAAG CTTGTGAGTGGTATAAATGATCAGCAAATACTAGAGCCTTTCTGCGGAACAGACTCTGAAGTGCACAAACCGCGTCAATTGACTGCTGGTGAAAGAAGATCTCTTGAAGAAGATTTGATCTTTCTAAAACATGATGACTTCATCTGTCACGAAAGTCGT ATCGCCACACGCAAGCTCTCCAATTATTGGGCAAATGACCTGAGAGTTCAAGAGGCTCTCCatgttagaaag GGAACTATAAGAAGACCATGGGCGAGATGTAGGCAAAGTATCGGAGGTACAACTTACACAATGACTTTCATGAATAGTATACCTTACCATGTAAACCTTAGTTCGAAAGGTTATCGATCACTTATATACAG TGGCGATCATGACATGGTTGTTCCTTTCCAATCGACACAAGCATGGATAAAATATCTAAATTATTCTATTATTGATGATTGGCGTCCATGGACTATTGACGGACAAGTTGCAGG TTACACGAGGTCTTTCTCTAATCATATGACATTTGCAACCGTAAAG ggAGGAGGACACACAGCTCCCGAGTACAAACGTGAAGAGAGCTTTCATATGTTTAAAAGATGGATAGCTCAACAACCTTTGTAA
- the LOC132604057 gene encoding WD repeat-containing protein PCN-like, giving the protein MLEVYRSSSVDWKPSPVVALATSVDKSQVAAAREDGTVEIWLVSPGSVGWHSQLVIHGNPNSRVSSLAWCQSGSRRSPAGRLFSSSIDGSVYEWDLFDLTQKAVLDSIGVSIWQMAVEPFSISQLHQNHPKQYENGHVNHTSGASSDNESSEGEEDDDSVVIHVDDVTENGRIAFACDDGCVRIYTVSDEKNLSYKRSLPRVSGRTLSVTWSYDAKRIFSGSSDGFIRCWDAKFAHEIYRITVGLGGLGSGSELCIWSLLALRCGTLVSADSSGSVQFWDSQHGTLLQSHSSHKGDVNALAASPSHSRVFSAGSDGQVILYKLSANEVGSHDGDISSVVMKKWVYVGYVRAHTHDVRALAVAVPIAHEEPIIEQKAKKHRSREKPLEFSYHKWAHLGVPMLISGGDDTKLFAYSAREFTKFSPHDICPSPQRPPIQLAVNTISSQASLLLVQASYWIDIFCVRVKNGVVSDSCGPAGGAARTDLVARVKCKTSRKITCSAISPSGVLFAYSDHVRPCLFELKKSGAGKSAWTVSRRQLPLGLPFAHSMVFSADSSRMMIAGCDRRIYVVDAVSLELVHVFTPRRKEHYEELPPNEPPITRMFTSVDGQWLAAVNCYGDVYIFNLEIQRQHWFISRLNGSSITAGGFTPRNSNVLIVSTSSNQVYAFDVEAKQLGEWSNRNTFSLPRRFQEFPGEVIGLSFAPSTNSSSVIVYSSRAMCLIDFGLPIGDDDDTDLANSQDLALKKLHNSSAANGTLKRKLKGNDLDSKQNGRKNFEFCAFRDPVLFVGHLSRTSTLIIDKPWIQVVKTLDAPPVHRRIFGT; this is encoded by the exons ATGCTGGAAGTTTATAGAAGCAGCTCAGTTGACTGGAAGCCATCGCCTGTTGTAGCGTTAGCTACTAGCGTCGATAAATCTCAGGTTGCTGCTGCGAGAGAAGATGGAACGGTTGAGATTTGGCTTGTTTCACCTGGCTCCGTTGGATGGCACTCTCAACTT gtAATACATGGAAATCCTAATTCCAGGGTTTCCTCGTTAGCTTGGTGTCAGTCGGGGTCGAGAAGGTCGCCTGCAGGTCGGTTATTTTCATCCAGCATTGATGGATCAGTTTACGAGTGGGATCTTTTTGATTTGACTCAGAAG GCTGTGCTAGATTCTATTGGTGTTTCAATTTGGCAGATGGCTGTGGAGCCATTCAGTATTTCACAGCTTCATCAAAATCATCCAAAGCAGTATGAGAATGGCCATGTTAATCATACAAGTGGTGCTAGTAGCGACAACGAGAGCAGTGAAGGTGAAGAGGATGATGACTCAGTTGTTATTCATGTAGATGATGTTACTGAAAATGGTCGAATTGCATTTGCTTGTGACGATGGCTGTGTACGAATCTACACTGTTTCGGATGAGAAGAATTTGTCTTACAAAAGATCGTTGCCTCGGGTCAGCG GGCGTACATTGAGTGTCACTTGGAGTTATGATGCAAAGAGGATATTTTCTGGTAGTAGCGACGG GTTTATAAGATGCTGGGATGCCAAGTTTGCGCATGAAATCTACAGGATAACAGTGGGTCTTGGAGGTTTGGGTAGTGGATCGGAACTATGCATATGGTCATTACTTGCATTGAG ATGTGGTACCCTGGTTAGTGCAGATAGTAGTGGGAGTGTTCAGTTCTGGGACTCCCAGCATGGAACTCTTTTGCAGTCACATTCCAGTCATAAGGGTGACGTGAATGCTTTAGCAGCATCTCCCAGCCACAGTAGGGTGTTTTCTGCTGGTTCTGACGGTCAG GTTATACTATATAAGCTCTCAGCCAATGAGGTTGGGTCTCATGATGGAGACATTTCTTCTGTAGTCATGAAGAAATGGGTTTATGTTGGTTATGTGAGGGCTCATACACATGATGTGAGGGCCTTGGCAGTTGCTGTACCCATTGCTCATGAAG AGCCCATAATCGAACAGAAGGCAAAGAAGCATCGTTCTAGGGAGAAGCCCCTTGAGTTTAGTTACCATAAATGGGCACATTTGGGTGTGCCGATGCTTATCTCAGGTGGTGATGACACTAAACTTTTTGCATACTCTGCAAGGGAATTCACCAAATTTTCTCCACACGACATTTGTCCTTCACCCCAGAGGCCACCCATACAACTTGCAGTAAATACAATTTCCAGTCAGGCGTCTTTACTGTTAGTCCAGGCTTCGTACTGGATAGATATTTTTTGTGTTCGTGTAAAAAATGGGGTTGTGTCTGACAGTTGTGGCCCAGCTGGTGGAGCTGCAAGAACAGATCTAGTGGCTCGTGTTAAGTGCAAAACTTCAAGGAAGATCACATGCAGTGCAATTTCTCCTTCAGGTGTACTATTTGCTTATTCTGACCATGTAAGACCCTGCCTTTTTGAACTTAAGAAGAGTGGTGCTGGCAAGAGTGCATGGACTGTAAGCAGAAGGCAGCTCCCTTTGGGACTTCCATTTGCCCATTCAATGGTTTTCAGTGCAGATTCTTCTCGGATGATGATAGCGGGGTGTGACAGAAGGATCTAT GTGGTTGATGCTGTAAGCTTGGAACTAGTTCATGTTTTTACACCTCGTCGTAAAGAGCACTATGAAGAACTGCCACCAAATGAACCTCCCATTACGAGAATGTTTACTAGTGTAGATGGGCAATGGTTAGCTGCTGTCAACTGCTATGGAGATGTATATATATTTAATCTAGAGATACAGAG GCAACATTGGTTTATTTCAAGGTTGAATGGCTCTTCCATTACAGCAGGTGGCTTTACTCCTAGAAATAGCAATGTGCTCATAGTATCCACATCTTCGAACCAGGTATATGCCTTTGATGTTGAAGCTAAACAACTAGGAGAATGGTCCAACCGGAATACATTCTCCCTGCCGAGAAGATTTCAAGAATTTCCTGGAGAAGTGATTGGGCTTTCTTTTGCTCCTTCTACTAATTCATCATCCGTCATAGTCTACAGTTCAAG GGCGATGTGCTTGATTGACTTTGGATTGCCAATTGGTGATGATGACGATACTGACTTAGCTAATAGTCAAGATTTAGCTTTGAAGAAGTTACATAATAGTTCTGCTGCAAATGGGACCTTAAAGCGCAAGTTGAAAGGGAATGACTTAGATTCGAAACAAAATGGTAGAAAGAATTTTGAATTCTGTGCTTTCAGGGATCCTGTTTTATTTGTTGGACATCTTTCAAGAACTTCCACCTTGATCATAGACAAACCTTGGATTCAAGTGGTTAAAACTCTTGATGCTCCACCCGTTCACAGACGTATTTTTGGGACATAA